The following are encoded together in the Edaphobacter lichenicola genome:
- a CDS encoding carbohydrate kinase family protein → MTKPSKVDLVGVGLNATDTVIPLVNYPPRGSKVEYQTATVLPGGQVASTVVACQRWGIKTRYVGKLGDDAAAALHREAFAHAGVETHIITAAGAASPQSLILVDAGGERTVLCRRDERLILQPADLNREWIVNARALHVDGHDTAAATLAATWARAAGIPVIADLDELYPGVEELIENIDYLIVSRDFPRRLTSEPNLEKALQQIQRRYGCTLVAATLGEEGVVAWDGKQLRHTPAYCVSVVDTTGAGDIFHAGFIYGLLQNWPLSRQLDFACAAAALNCTAVGARGGIQPLEIIEDLMKTGSRHHAPHYV, encoded by the coding sequence ATGACGAAACCGTCGAAGGTCGATCTGGTCGGCGTCGGGCTCAACGCCACAGACACCGTCATCCCCCTGGTCAATTACCCACCACGCGGCTCCAAGGTCGAGTATCAAACCGCCACCGTCCTACCCGGAGGACAAGTCGCATCCACCGTCGTAGCCTGCCAGCGCTGGGGAATCAAAACGCGCTACGTAGGCAAGCTGGGCGATGACGCAGCCGCCGCGCTTCATCGCGAAGCCTTCGCGCACGCAGGTGTCGAGACGCATATCATCACAGCCGCAGGCGCCGCCAGCCCGCAATCCTTGATCCTCGTCGACGCCGGCGGCGAGCGAACCGTTCTCTGCCGGCGAGACGAACGACTCATCCTCCAGCCCGCCGATCTCAATCGCGAGTGGATCGTAAACGCCCGAGCCCTTCACGTCGACGGCCACGACACCGCCGCAGCCACCCTCGCAGCAACCTGGGCACGCGCCGCCGGCATACCAGTCATCGCCGACTTAGACGAGCTCTATCCCGGCGTAGAAGAGCTCATCGAAAACATCGACTACCTCATCGTGAGCCGCGACTTCCCCCGCCGTCTTACCTCCGAGCCCAACCTCGAAAAAGCCCTACAGCAAATCCAACGCCGCTACGGATGCACTCTCGTAGCTGCAACACTGGGAGAAGAAGGCGTAGTCGCCTGGGATGGCAAGCAGCTCCGCCACACTCCCGCCTACTGCGTCTCCGTAGTCGACACCACCGGAGCCGGAGATATCTTCCACGCAGGATTCATCTACGGCCTGCTGCAAAACTGGCCCCTGTCGCGCCAACTCGACTTCGCCTGCGCCGCAGCTGCTCTGAACTGCACCGCAGTCGGAGCCAGAGGCGGAATCCAACCCCTCGAAATCATCGAAGACCTAATGAAAACCGGCTCACGACATCACGCACCTCACTACGTCTAG
- the fdhD gene encoding formate dehydrogenase accessory sulfurtransferase FdhD: MKSSDPTQNPQSNLGPNPELNRATHTVSIEKVLGVSSHHAQDALAVEEPLELQLAHGPLDARSVKSISVTMRTPGHDFDLAAGFLMTEGVVRDPNDIDQILYLANSPELPAAKLQTESALPYRPEKNVVRVDLVPEVVVSLANLERNLYTTSSCGICGKASLLALQTVCPPRRKNTFQIEAEVLYQLPNRLRQAQTLFNQTGGIHGAALFNATGKLLAVREDVGRHNAVDKLLGAEFLADRTPLRDTLLLLSGRASFELLQKSLMGGVSMVASVGAPSSLAVQVANDFDIALVGFLRDGHFNIYNGAGHILGHTSD, from the coding sequence ATGAAGAGCTCCGACCCCACTCAAAATCCGCAGTCAAATCTCGGACCGAATCCGGAGCTGAACCGAGCCACCCACACCGTCTCCATCGAAAAGGTCCTCGGCGTCAGTTCGCATCACGCGCAGGACGCCCTCGCCGTCGAGGAACCGCTCGAGCTTCAACTAGCCCACGGCCCCCTCGACGCACGATCCGTAAAGTCCATCTCCGTCACCATGCGCACACCGGGTCACGACTTCGACCTCGCCGCCGGCTTCCTCATGACCGAAGGAGTCGTGCGCGACCCCAACGACATCGACCAGATCCTCTACCTCGCCAACAGCCCCGAACTCCCCGCAGCAAAACTCCAAACAGAGAGCGCGCTCCCCTATCGGCCAGAAAAAAACGTCGTCCGCGTAGACCTCGTACCCGAAGTAGTCGTCAGCCTCGCCAACCTCGAGCGCAACTTATACACCACCTCCAGCTGCGGCATCTGCGGCAAAGCCTCTCTGCTCGCACTCCAAACCGTCTGTCCCCCGCGCAGAAAAAACACCTTCCAAATCGAAGCCGAAGTTCTCTACCAGCTGCCGAATCGCCTGCGCCAAGCCCAAACCCTCTTCAATCAAACCGGCGGAATCCACGGCGCAGCTCTCTTCAACGCAACCGGAAAACTCCTCGCCGTACGCGAAGACGTAGGCCGTCACAACGCAGTCGACAAGCTCCTCGGCGCAGAGTTTCTAGCCGACCGCACGCCCCTCCGCGACACTCTGCTCTTACTCTCCGGCCGCGCCAGCTTCGAGCTCCTGCAAAAATCCCTCATGGGCGGAGTCTCCATGGTTGCCTCCGTCGGCGCTCCGTCCAGCCTCGCCGTCCAAGTCGCAAATGACTTCGACATCGCCCTCGTAGGCTTCCTCCGCGATGGTCACTTCAATATCTACAACGGCGCAGGGCACATCCTCGGCCACACATCAGACTAA
- a CDS encoding M56 family metallopeptidase — translation MVNFLHGVEGLSRVAAGSAVSGLWQGLVLAACVGICLRLMPKTTAAIRFAVWTAVFAVLALLPLLHAYGMRVGDGAAGAVVQVDVRWSFAIAGLWLAVSLVRGVRLAMGAVQLRGIWKRATPVEMGAGWSSSLAVGWRGVTLCTSVDVDRPSVIGFFSPRILIPLAMFERLTPVELEQIVLHEMGHLRRADDWMNLVQKIGLVLVPLNPVLLWIERRLCFERELACDDAVLRLTKAPKAYATCLTGLAEQRLGRRGAALSLGAWERRSELAQRVHSILRRSEGMGRTQAGVVMSVLVLGLVGGAAELSRCPQVVSFSGGVAPLHADARSFAAGGAEYRAVGFSASQTSAAMGAARETLLKASMPMGSAGQLPQQKGAVAAKRRHAVHSAALLRAKQDRAMQRAQQMQGWVVLTSWEESSQPRMVLTVSSERVFSSSFAAVPTAGGWLVIQL, via the coding sequence ATGGTGAACTTTCTGCATGGTGTCGAGGGGCTGTCGCGAGTGGCGGCTGGGTCGGCGGTGTCGGGGTTGTGGCAGGGGCTGGTGCTGGCGGCATGTGTGGGGATTTGTTTGCGGCTGATGCCGAAGACGACAGCGGCGATCCGGTTTGCGGTGTGGACGGCGGTGTTTGCGGTTCTGGCGTTGCTGCCGCTGCTGCATGCGTATGGAATGCGTGTTGGGGATGGAGCGGCTGGCGCAGTCGTGCAGGTGGATGTGCGTTGGAGCTTTGCAATTGCTGGGCTGTGGCTGGCTGTTTCGTTGGTGCGCGGGGTGAGGCTGGCGATGGGCGCGGTGCAGCTGCGTGGGATATGGAAGCGCGCGACGCCGGTGGAGATGGGCGCAGGTTGGAGTTCTTCGCTGGCGGTGGGATGGCGCGGGGTGACGCTTTGCACGTCAGTGGATGTGGACCGGCCGAGTGTGATTGGATTTTTTTCGCCGCGGATCTTGATTCCGCTTGCGATGTTTGAGCGGCTTACTCCGGTGGAGTTAGAGCAGATTGTGCTGCATGAGATGGGGCATCTGCGACGGGCCGATGACTGGATGAACCTGGTGCAGAAGATTGGGTTAGTGCTGGTACCGCTGAATCCGGTTTTGCTGTGGATCGAGCGGAGGCTGTGCTTCGAACGGGAGCTGGCGTGTGACGATGCGGTGCTGCGATTGACGAAGGCTCCGAAGGCTTATGCGACTTGCCTGACGGGGCTGGCCGAGCAGCGGCTGGGTCGGCGAGGGGCGGCGCTTTCGCTGGGTGCGTGGGAGAGACGGTCGGAGCTGGCGCAGAGGGTGCATAGTATTTTGCGGCGCAGCGAGGGGATGGGCAGGACGCAGGCTGGCGTGGTGATGAGTGTGCTCGTGCTGGGACTTGTTGGAGGAGCGGCTGAGCTTTCGCGCTGTCCGCAGGTGGTTTCGTTCTCTGGTGGTGTGGCACCTCTGCATGCGGATGCACGGAGTTTCGCTGCGGGTGGTGCGGAGTATCGGGCTGTTGGGTTTTCTGCTTCGCAGACAAGCGCTGCGATGGGAGCTGCGCGTGAGACGCTGCTGAAGGCTTCCATGCCGATGGGTTCGGCGGGGCAGTTGCCACAGCAGAAGGGTGCTGTGGCTGCCAAGCGTCGTCATGCTGTGCATTCGGCTGCGTTGCTGCGTGCGAAGCAGGATCGAGCGATGCAGCGGGCGCAGCAGATGCAGGGATGGGTTGTGCTGACCTCGTGGGAGGAGTCGTCGCAGCCAAGGATGGTGCTCACAGTGTCGAGTGAGCGGGTGTTTTCTTCTTCGTTTGCAGCCGTGCCAACCGCGGGCGGCTGGCTGGTCATTCAACTTTAA
- a CDS encoding epimerase, giving the protein MKIVIPGGTGQVGHILARHLHHQGHTVVFSRTPHTAPWRIVPWNGLTTGPWIVELEQSDVCINLAGRSVNCRYTPANRRAIFESRVLSTKILDEAIASLKHPPTIWLNASTATIYRHSLDRPMDEATGELGGNEPGAPDTWNFSIEVAKAWESSFFSTPLPRTRKVALRSAMTFSPDPGGVFAVFLSLVRHGLGGTNAPGTQFVSWIHEADFLRAVEFLIATPAITGPVNLASPNPLPNRDFLRILREAWGARIGLPTAPWMLEIGTFLLRTESELILKSRQVIPGRLLNTGFQFTYPDWPSAARDLVARWRSRKFHV; this is encoded by the coding sequence ATGAAGATAGTCATCCCCGGCGGCACCGGTCAGGTAGGCCACATCCTCGCCCGTCATCTTCACCACCAGGGCCACACCGTCGTCTTCAGCCGCACCCCACACACCGCTCCCTGGCGCATCGTCCCCTGGAACGGCCTCACCACCGGCCCATGGATCGTCGAACTCGAACAGAGCGACGTCTGTATCAACCTCGCCGGCCGCAGCGTCAACTGCCGTTACACTCCCGCCAACCGCCGCGCCATCTTCGAATCCCGCGTCCTCTCCACAAAAATCCTCGACGAAGCCATCGCCTCCCTCAAGCACCCACCCACCATCTGGCTCAACGCCAGTACCGCCACCATCTATCGCCACTCCCTCGACCGCCCCATGGACGAGGCCACCGGCGAACTCGGCGGCAACGAGCCCGGCGCACCCGACACCTGGAACTTCTCCATCGAAGTAGCCAAAGCCTGGGAGTCCTCCTTCTTCTCGACCCCACTCCCACGCACCCGCAAAGTCGCCTTACGCAGCGCCATGACCTTCAGCCCCGATCCCGGAGGAGTCTTCGCCGTCTTTCTCAGTCTCGTTCGCCACGGCCTCGGCGGCACCAACGCACCCGGCACTCAATTCGTCTCCTGGATCCACGAGGCCGACTTCCTCCGCGCCGTCGAGTTCCTCATCGCCACCCCGGCCATCACCGGCCCAGTCAACCTCGCCTCGCCAAATCCCCTCCCCAATCGCGACTTCCTCCGCATCCTCCGCGAAGCCTGGGGCGCTCGCATCGGTCTACCCACAGCACCGTGGATGCTCGAGATCGGCACCTTCCTCCTGCGCACCGAATCCGAGCTCATCCTCAAAAGCCGCCAGGTCATCCCCGGCCGTCTCCTCAACACCGGCTTCCAGTTCACTTACCCCGACTGGCCCTCCGCCGCCCGCGATCTCGTCGCCAGATGGCGATCCCGAAAATTCCATGTATAA
- a CDS encoding SRPBCC family protein yields MIHIDEITTITAPIQRCFDLSRSVEVHFLANIHGGEQALAIAGLTSGLTNLSDQVTWRAKHFGTWQNLTNEVTAIEPPTYFQVTMVKGIFRSMQTDHIFRTLPSGATEMQDLLRISAPLPILGPLAEVLFLRNYMLSLVRERNAVIKQLAESSDWQSYLPTQSDTPTQTAPASTNKTAQRQTRP; encoded by the coding sequence ATGATCCACATCGACGAGATCACAACGATCACAGCCCCCATCCAACGCTGCTTCGATCTCTCCCGCAGCGTCGAGGTCCATTTCCTCGCCAACATCCACGGCGGCGAGCAAGCCCTCGCGATCGCCGGCCTCACCTCCGGCCTCACCAATCTCTCCGACCAGGTCACCTGGCGCGCCAAACACTTCGGCACCTGGCAAAACCTCACCAACGAAGTCACGGCCATCGAACCACCAACCTACTTCCAGGTCACCATGGTCAAGGGAATCTTCCGTTCCATGCAGACCGATCACATCTTCCGCACCCTCCCCTCCGGCGCAACCGAGATGCAGGATCTCCTCCGCATCTCCGCTCCCCTGCCCATCCTCGGGCCCCTTGCCGAAGTGCTCTTTCTCCGCAACTACATGCTGTCACTCGTCCGCGAACGAAACGCAGTCATCAAGCAGCTCGCCGAGTCCTCCGACTGGCAGAGTTATCTGCCAACCCAGAGCGACACGCCAACCCAGACCGCACCCGCATCAACCAACAAAACAGCGCAGAGGCAAACGCGCCCATGA
- a CDS encoding ethanolamine ammonia-lyase subunit EutB codes for MAHAHTIASVRYTFDSLADLLAKATPARSGDELAGIAATSAQQRVAAQHALADLPLTHFLNEAIIPYETDEVTRLILDTSRTPAATTAFAPISSLTVGELRDHLLSDAATPASLAALAPGLTPEMAAAVSKLMRLQDLILVARKISVVTKFRTTVGLPGRLSTRLQPNHPTDDPAGIAASILDGLLLGSGDAVIGINPVSDNVATLTNLLHLVDHIRRRYDIPTQSCVLAHLTTQMQAMQQGAPLDLLFQSVGGTEATNTSFGINLALLEEAHQQARSLNRAPENPTPNIMYFETGQGSSLSAGAHHNVDQQTLEARAYAVARHFNPMLVNTVVGFIGPEYLYDGKQILRAGLEDHFCGKLLGLPMGCDICYTNHAEADQDDMDALLTMLGAAGVNYIMGVPGADDIMLNYQSTSFHDALYLRRLLNLRPAPEFEAWLNTPAPHRLHLPAMLPDP; via the coding sequence ATGGCCCACGCCCACACCATAGCGAGCGTCCGCTACACCTTCGACTCCCTCGCCGATCTCCTCGCCAAAGCCACCCCCGCCCGCTCCGGCGACGAGCTTGCAGGCATCGCCGCCACCTCCGCCCAGCAACGCGTAGCCGCGCAGCACGCCCTCGCCGATCTCCCCCTCACCCACTTCCTCAACGAAGCCATCATCCCCTACGAGACCGACGAAGTCACTCGCCTCATCCTCGACACCAGCCGCACTCCCGCCGCCACCACCGCCTTCGCCCCCATCTCCAGCCTCACCGTAGGCGAACTCCGTGATCATCTCCTCTCGGACGCCGCCACCCCCGCCAGCCTCGCCGCCCTCGCCCCCGGCCTCACCCCGGAGATGGCCGCCGCCGTCTCCAAACTCATGCGCCTCCAAGACCTCATCCTCGTAGCCCGCAAAATCTCCGTCGTCACAAAGTTCCGCACCACCGTAGGCCTCCCGGGCCGCCTCTCCACCCGCCTCCAACCCAACCACCCCACCGACGACCCAGCCGGCATCGCCGCCTCCATCCTCGACGGCCTCCTTCTCGGCTCAGGCGACGCCGTCATCGGCATCAACCCCGTCTCCGACAACGTCGCCACCCTCACCAACCTGCTCCACCTCGTCGATCACATCCGCCGCCGCTACGACATCCCCACCCAATCCTGCGTCCTCGCCCACCTCACCACGCAGATGCAGGCCATGCAGCAAGGCGCGCCGCTCGACCTCCTCTTCCAATCCGTCGGAGGCACCGAAGCCACCAACACCAGCTTCGGCATCAACCTCGCCCTCCTCGAAGAAGCCCACCAGCAAGCCCGCAGCCTCAACCGCGCACCAGAGAACCCCACCCCCAACATCATGTACTTCGAAACCGGACAAGGCAGCAGCCTAAGCGCGGGCGCGCATCATAATGTAGACCAGCAAACCCTCGAAGCCCGCGCCTACGCCGTAGCCCGCCACTTCAACCCCATGCTCGTCAACACCGTCGTAGGCTTCATCGGCCCCGAGTACCTCTACGACGGCAAGCAGATCCTCCGCGCAGGCCTCGAAGACCACTTCTGCGGCAAACTCCTCGGCCTCCCCATGGGTTGCGACATCTGCTACACCAACCACGCCGAAGCCGACCAGGACGACATGGACGCTCTCCTCACCATGCTCGGCGCCGCCGGCGTCAACTACATCATGGGCGTCCCCGGAGCAGACGACATCATGCTCAACTACCAGAGCACCTCCTTCCACGACGCCCTCTACCTCCGCCGCCTCCTCAACCTCCGCCCCGCCCCCGAGTTCGAAGCCTGGCTCAACACCCCCGCCCCCCACCGGCTTCACCTACCAGCCATGCTCCCTGATCCGTAA
- a CDS encoding BlaI/MecI/CopY family transcriptional regulator encodes MPPKKSITLTEAELRLMKILWERGESAVGELVAAMPDGAALAYNSVLTTIRILEQKGYVRHRQEGRAFLYSPCVEEQEASRSEVRHMMQRFFGNSREKLLLSLLGDDEVTAEELRRLKEAIAAAADDRAGDEL; translated from the coding sequence ATGCCGCCAAAGAAGTCCATCACGTTGACCGAGGCTGAGTTACGGCTCATGAAGATCTTATGGGAGCGTGGCGAGTCGGCTGTGGGAGAGCTGGTGGCTGCGATGCCCGATGGGGCGGCGCTGGCTTATAACTCGGTGTTGACGACGATTCGGATTTTGGAGCAGAAGGGGTATGTGCGGCATCGGCAGGAGGGCAGGGCGTTTCTGTATAGTCCGTGCGTTGAGGAGCAGGAGGCCAGCCGGTCGGAGGTTCGTCATATGATGCAGCGATTCTTTGGCAACTCGAGAGAGAAGCTGCTGCTCTCGCTGCTCGGGGACGACGAGGTTACGGCGGAGGAGTTGCGGCGGCTGAAAGAGGCGATTGCGGCGGCTGCGGATGACCGCGCGGGAGACGAGCTGTGA
- a CDS encoding EAL domain-containing protein, with translation MYNLHPGRSIVVAMAAEDANALRRALEKNEIIPYFQPLVELRTGLLSGFEVLARWLHPNRGLITPNEFIPLAEDAGLNGLLTGNLLRAVFTAAKDIPEHLTLSVNISLTQLTDFSLPKHIRAAAEQASFPLNRLILEITESALVGNTEQAYRIATELKEQGSRLALDDFGTGYSSLRHLQSLPFDELKIDASFVRSMGHTRESRKIAAAIVGLGNSLSLTTVAEGIESQTTADMLLWLGCDLGQGWLYGRPVPPEQLPEVLAARLDPVPPVPEPRSPVADSTLPLRLEALPTQRLAQLNAIYDGVPVGLCFVDRNLRYVSVNKRLAGMHHLPVAAHLGRYISEVMPSVFPLCEPYLLRALNGQASNDLEICYPDPNPLNEKRTHLISFHPARDEADEVIGVSVSVVDITRRKQAEQALAESEDHYRHTVELNPQVPWTADPQGMILDASQRWESLTGLSVPDSLGTGWIRALHPDDVKSTSRIWTESLRTGRPLDVQYRIHRVDGTWRWMRARATARRGKDGKIIRWYGTVEDINDQRSAEEALRRSEARLKAVFDAVPVGIVIAEAPDGRVVMSNPRAEEILRSTETAPAMIDDYCRESISFTPGPNTKSTRNIDQDQDHPLANAIMGGKSIGPTEYLRFHSDGSSAWISLTGAPVLDPDGKVSGGVVAIQDIDEDKREMQRLSDLNTVLKIKLETHQ, from the coding sequence ATGTATAACTTGCATCCGGGCCGTAGTATCGTCGTTGCCATGGCTGCGGAAGACGCGAACGCTCTGCGTAGAGCGCTTGAGAAGAACGAAATCATTCCGTACTTTCAACCGCTGGTTGAGCTGCGCACGGGCCTGCTCAGCGGATTCGAGGTCCTCGCGCGCTGGCTGCATCCCAACCGCGGCCTCATCACTCCCAACGAATTCATCCCCCTCGCCGAAGACGCCGGCCTCAACGGTCTACTCACCGGCAATCTCCTCCGAGCCGTCTTCACCGCCGCCAAAGACATCCCCGAGCACCTCACCCTCTCGGTCAATATCTCCCTCACCCAGCTCACCGACTTCTCCCTCCCCAAACACATCCGCGCCGCCGCCGAGCAGGCCAGCTTCCCCCTCAACCGCCTCATCCTCGAGATCACCGAGAGCGCCCTCGTCGGCAACACCGAGCAAGCCTACCGCATCGCCACCGAACTCAAAGAGCAAGGCTCCCGTCTCGCCCTCGACGACTTCGGCACCGGCTACTCCAGCCTCCGCCACCTCCAGTCCCTCCCCTTCGACGAGCTCAAAATCGACGCCAGCTTCGTCCGCTCCATGGGCCACACCCGCGAGAGCCGCAAGATCGCCGCCGCCATCGTCGGCCTCGGCAACAGTCTCAGCCTCACCACCGTAGCCGAAGGCATCGAAAGCCAAACCACAGCCGACATGCTCCTCTGGCTCGGCTGCGACCTCGGCCAGGGCTGGCTCTACGGTCGCCCCGTCCCCCCCGAGCAACTCCCCGAGGTCCTCGCCGCCAGGCTCGACCCCGTCCCTCCCGTCCCCGAGCCGCGCTCCCCCGTAGCCGACTCCACCCTCCCCCTCCGCCTCGAAGCTCTTCCCACCCAACGCCTCGCCCAGCTCAATGCCATCTACGATGGTGTCCCCGTCGGCCTCTGTTTCGTCGATCGCAACCTCCGTTACGTCAGCGTCAACAAGCGCCTCGCCGGAATGCATCACCTCCCCGTAGCCGCGCACCTCGGCCGCTACATCTCCGAGGTCATGCCGTCCGTCTTCCCCCTCTGCGAGCCCTATCTGCTGCGCGCCCTCAATGGACAAGCCAGCAACGACCTCGAAATCTGCTACCCGGACCCCAATCCCCTCAACGAAAAACGCACTCATCTCATCTCCTTCCACCCCGCCCGCGACGAGGCCGATGAGGTCATCGGAGTCTCCGTCTCCGTCGTCGATATCACCCGCCGCAAGCAGGCCGAACAAGCCCTCGCCGAAAGCGAAGACCACTACCGCCATACAGTCGAGCTCAACCCCCAGGTCCCCTGGACCGCCGACCCCCAAGGCATGATCCTCGACGCCAGTCAAAGATGGGAGAGCCTCACTGGCCTTTCCGTCCCGGACTCTCTCGGAACCGGTTGGATCCGCGCCCTCCACCCCGACGACGTCAAATCAACCTCCCGCATCTGGACAGAATCCCTCCGCACCGGTCGCCCACTCGATGTTCAGTACCGCATCCATCGCGTCGATGGCACCTGGCGCTGGATGCGCGCTCGCGCAACCGCACGCCGCGGAAAGGACGGCAAAATCATCCGCTGGTACGGCACCGTCGAGGACATCAACGACCAGAGAAGCGCCGAGGAGGCCCTCCGCCGCAGCGAAGCTCGTCTCAAGGCGGTCTTCGACGCAGTTCCAGTAGGGATCGTCATCGCCGAAGCACCCGACGGCCGTGTCGTCATGAGTAACCCGCGAGCCGAGGAGATCCTTCGCAGCACCGAAACTGCTCCAGCCATGATCGACGACTACTGCAGAGAGTCCATCTCGTTCACCCCAGGACCCAACACGAAATCCACACGGAATATTGATCAGGACCAGGACCACCCGCTCGCCAACGCCATCATGGGAGGAAAATCCATCGGCCCAACCGAGTACCTCCGCTTCCACAGTGACGGTTCAAGTGCTTGGATCAGCCTCACCGGCGCTCCCGTTCTCGACCCGGACGGCAAAGTCTCCGGCGGCGTCGTCGCCATCCAGGACATCGACGAAGACAAACGCGAGATGCAACGCCTCTCCGACCTCAACACCGTCCTCAAAATCAAACTCGAAACCCACCAATAA
- a CDS encoding Do family serine endopeptidase, whose product MAFETNKLVGKAGRVAVPAGAAAALVLAAGMFVHHNGVHAAMIASPIASPAPMDDNSVSSLVALDNAVEAVAARVTPAVVNVAVTSRGSSESEHETGGDQEDGPQQGQSLPPGLQQFFGQLPPGMMQQRPQQPQLEHGIGSGIIISPDGYIVTNNHVVDGAVEMRVTLHDRRVLKAKLVGRDPLTDIAVIKVDAHDLPSIAWGDSTKLKPGQTVLAFGSPFGYFQFSVTRGIVSAVDRQNPYRDDARKPGGYIQTDAAINPGNSGGPLVNARGELVGINTFIISNGGSFAGAGFAIPSQMVRATAEQLIKTGAVHHGYLGISMNDVTPENASFFNLKEATGAIVTQVTPDSPAAQAGLKNGDVIDELNGQKVINGGALQVAVSEDTPGTQIALGIIRNGSSQTVNVKVGEYHKDAEVASNGESAGPQKGKLGLAVAELTPDVRQQLHIPSQVQGVAIQSVRPGSPADDASLAPGDVILEVDRHPVTSAEQFVNAAHANAAGKDLLLLVWSQGGASYRVVHPDAGNQSGM is encoded by the coding sequence ATGGCGTTTGAAACTAATAAATTAGTAGGTAAGGCGGGGCGGGTTGCCGTTCCTGCAGGTGCTGCCGCGGCTCTGGTGCTGGCAGCTGGAATGTTCGTTCATCACAATGGCGTTCATGCGGCGATGATTGCTTCGCCGATCGCGTCGCCCGCGCCGATGGATGACAACAGTGTCTCGTCGTTGGTTGCGCTGGACAACGCGGTGGAAGCGGTAGCGGCGCGGGTTACGCCTGCGGTGGTGAATGTGGCGGTCACGTCGCGTGGGTCGTCGGAATCGGAACATGAGACGGGCGGCGATCAGGAAGATGGTCCACAGCAGGGACAGAGTCTGCCGCCGGGGCTTCAGCAGTTCTTTGGACAACTGCCGCCGGGAATGATGCAGCAGAGGCCGCAGCAGCCTCAGCTGGAGCATGGGATTGGCAGCGGAATCATCATCTCACCGGATGGATATATTGTGACGAACAACCACGTGGTCGATGGCGCGGTGGAGATGCGGGTGACGCTGCATGACCGGCGTGTGCTGAAGGCGAAGCTGGTGGGGCGTGATCCTCTGACGGACATTGCGGTGATCAAAGTGGACGCGCACGATCTGCCGAGCATTGCGTGGGGCGATTCGACGAAGCTGAAGCCGGGACAGACGGTGCTGGCGTTCGGGAGTCCGTTTGGGTACTTTCAGTTTTCGGTGACGCGTGGCATTGTGAGTGCGGTGGATCGGCAGAATCCTTATCGTGATGATGCACGGAAGCCGGGTGGATATATTCAGACCGATGCGGCGATCAATCCTGGGAACTCGGGCGGACCGCTGGTGAATGCGCGCGGAGAGCTGGTTGGAATTAATACGTTCATCATCTCGAACGGTGGCTCGTTTGCGGGCGCCGGGTTTGCGATTCCTTCGCAGATGGTGCGGGCGACGGCGGAGCAGCTGATCAAGACGGGCGCGGTGCATCACGGCTATCTCGGGATCAGCATGAACGATGTGACGCCTGAGAATGCGAGCTTCTTCAACCTGAAGGAGGCGACGGGAGCGATTGTGACGCAGGTGACGCCTGACTCTCCGGCTGCGCAGGCGGGGCTGAAGAACGGCGACGTGATCGATGAGCTGAATGGGCAGAAGGTGATCAACGGAGGCGCGCTGCAGGTTGCGGTGAGCGAAGATACTCCGGGGACGCAGATTGCTTTGGGCATCATTCGCAATGGCTCTTCGCAGACTGTGAACGTGAAGGTCGGTGAGTATCACAAGGATGCTGAGGTGGCGAGCAACGGTGAGAGTGCTGGTCCGCAGAAGGGCAAGCTGGGATTGGCTGTTGCGGAGCTCACTCCTGATGTGCGGCAGCAGCTGCATATTCCTTCGCAGGTGCAGGGAGTTGCGATTCAGAGTGTTCGTCCGGGAAGCCCGGCTGATGACGCGAGCCTTGCTCCTGGGGATGTGATCCTTGAAGTGGATCGGCATCCGGTGACTTCGGCGGAGCAGTTTGTGAATGCGGCGCACGCGAATGCGGCAGGGAAGGATCTGTTGCTGCTGGTCTGGTCGCAGGGCGGAGCCAGCTATCGCGTGGTTCATCCTGATGCAGGGAACCAGAGCGGGATGTAA